The following proteins are co-located in the Pedobacter frigiditerrae genome:
- a CDS encoding RagB/SusD family nutrient uptake outer membrane protein — MKTYKKIMMNFNRKVIAIVVVTLLATGSWSCKKDNESPEDKVDISNAYRNSSDADAAVIGIYGQFLGLHKSFILQNELRADLMDVTANADPYLRQLSNHTTTKDNPYIDPRPYYSVILNCNDALKNFTIMVRDKRMSVDDYNKHYSDIGALRSYIYLQLGIQYGSIPYITDPVENVDDLKNLSNFPRITFDQLLDKLLAFTQALPYQEVYSYPTGNPLVVTVDGNTTERMFISKPAFLADLYLWKNNYTKAAENYIKIFDLENTNPEFNKSFSWYKVTYDTGPWADATVRYGRSQDENTLLYDVGWKSMFSISTTNRAWLGEFLWGIPYNSSFKPGNPMFDLCSQQYGKYLIKPSQVAIDNWNAQRQGNGIPYDARGRLSYSTSAAGPMITKLTDNNLIASMFNKEGKWTLYRATLLHLRYAEAANRDGKGKLGWALMNNGIINTFYTGTRTAAGTPAPVSFDDIASMRSPYAAPYFIDASSNTDFRGPWYRNVGVRGRVGVTPIDISYQTDLLGLEGKLIDEAALETAFEGNRWPDLVRIATRENNPAFLADRVYQKLLKAGDPNASATRTKLMNPANWYLPFDWK; from the coding sequence ATGAAAACATATAAAAAGATAATGATGAATTTTAATAGAAAAGTTATTGCAATTGTAGTGGTAACCCTGCTTGCAACAGGTTCATGGTCTTGCAAAAAGGATAATGAATCACCAGAAGATAAGGTAGACATCAGTAATGCTTATAGAAACTCATCAGATGCTGATGCTGCTGTGATTGGTATCTATGGACAGTTTTTGGGCTTGCATAAATCATTTATTTTACAAAATGAATTACGAGCTGATTTAATGGATGTAACTGCTAACGCCGACCCTTATCTGCGTCAATTATCAAATCACACCACTACTAAAGATAATCCTTACATAGATCCACGCCCATATTATTCAGTAATTTTAAACTGTAATGATGCGCTGAAAAATTTTACCATAATGGTGCGTGACAAGAGAATGAGTGTAGATGATTACAATAAACACTACTCTGATATTGGTGCATTGCGTAGTTATATTTACCTGCAATTAGGGATACAGTATGGTAGTATTCCTTATATTACCGATCCAGTAGAAAATGTAGATGATTTAAAAAATTTAAGTAACTTTCCTCGTATCACTTTTGATCAACTTTTAGATAAATTACTTGCTTTTACTCAGGCATTGCCTTATCAAGAAGTTTATTCTTATCCTACTGGTAATCCTTTAGTAGTTACGGTAGACGGAAATACGACTGAAAGAATGTTTATTAGTAAACCAGCTTTTCTAGCAGATTTATACCTGTGGAAAAACAATTATACCAAAGCAGCTGAAAACTATATCAAGATTTTTGATTTAGAGAATACCAACCCAGAATTTAATAAATCTTTCAGTTGGTATAAGGTAACATACGATACAGGGCCTTGGGCAGATGCAACAGTTCGTTATGGAAGATCTCAGGATGAAAATACTTTGCTTTATGATGTCGGTTGGAAAAGTATGTTTTCTATTTCTACAACAAATAGAGCATGGTTAGGCGAGTTTTTATGGGGCATACCATATAATTCAAGCTTTAAGCCTGGAAATCCGATGTTTGACCTTTGTTCTCAACAATATGGTAAATACCTAATTAAACCTTCTCAAGTTGCTATAGATAATTGGAATGCCCAGCGTCAAGGTAATGGTATACCGTACGATGCTAGAGGTAGATTATCATATTCTACAAGTGCTGCCGGCCCTATGATTACCAAATTAACCGATAATAATCTCATAGCTTCTATGTTTAATAAGGAAGGTAAATGGACACTATATCGTGCTACCCTTCTTCACCTTCGCTACGCCGAAGCTGCTAATCGTGATGGTAAAGGTAAGTTAGGTTGGGCACTTATGAATAATGGAATTATCAATACCTTCTATACAGGTACAAGAACCGCAGCAGGTACACCGGCTCCAGTTTCGTTTGATGATATTGCTTCAATGAGATCACCTTATGCTGCACCTTATTTTATTGATGCTTCAAGTAATACAGATTTTAGAGGGCCTTGGTATAGAAATGTTGGTGTTAGAGGTAGAGTTGGTGTAACTCCAATAGATATCAGCTATCAAACAGATTTACTAGGTTTGGAAGGTAAATTAATTGACGAAGCTGCTTTAGAAACCGCCTTTGAAGGTAACCGTTGGCCAGATTTAGTGCGTATCGCAACAAGGGAAAATAATCCAGCATTTTTAGCTGATCGTGTCTATCAGAAATTGTTAAAGGCTGGAGACCCGAATGCATCAGCCACTAGAACAAAATTAATGAACCCAGCCAATTGGTATTTGCCATTTGATTGGAAGTAA
- a CDS encoding fasciclin domain-containing protein, which produces MKKNILNSFLLLATLIVLGSCKNVMDEHLEVTNVDNTVNLSEKIGAQASISKFNSYLVSTGYDKVLAGSQSYTVWAPTDAALASLDVSITNDPTKLKDFVANHISLTTIAASKGVTDTIKVNLQNGKFATVVGPSFEEAAIVGAGQFVKNGALYIIDKAVPTKLNVWDYLLTSGDAPLQTNYISNLTGLVIDTAKATIIGYNTNGTPIFAPNPPMVSRNTYWNSTADLRAENQQFTFFMIQDAGFTAEAAKLSTYYPNFTQSALVKDLAVKGLYTIDKLPDTLISTRGVKIPINKTTIQKSYRASNGIVYVVNALPFRLKDKVPIFKIEGEKPFSFRSDRSGNTLYRTKLDNNGIKYNDIEVYNHGVSDYYINYIYAQMPVVKYKVYARAISGAAGDSQVANFTQRFFIYNPTTLVYDLFATQIVTPLNYGEVLLGEYTPQQLGLFQLRLQSAASSSVNVNTLILDYLRFEPILP; this is translated from the coding sequence ATGAAGAAAAATATACTGAATTCTTTCCTATTGCTAGCTACCCTGATCGTTTTAGGAAGCTGTAAAAATGTGATGGATGAACATTTGGAAGTAACCAATGTAGATAATACAGTTAACTTAAGTGAAAAAATTGGTGCACAAGCTAGCATAAGTAAGTTCAATAGCTATCTTGTAAGTACAGGTTACGATAAAGTTTTAGCTGGTTCTCAATCTTACACGGTATGGGCACCAACGGATGCAGCTTTGGCTAGCTTAGATGTTTCCATAACTAACGATCCAACAAAATTGAAAGATTTTGTGGCCAACCATATTTCCTTAACTACTATTGCTGCTTCTAAAGGTGTAACAGATACCATAAAGGTTAATTTACAAAATGGCAAATTTGCAACGGTTGTTGGTCCCAGCTTTGAAGAAGCGGCTATAGTTGGAGCTGGCCAATTTGTTAAGAATGGAGCATTGTACATCATTGATAAGGCAGTGCCTACTAAACTAAATGTGTGGGATTATTTACTGACGAGTGGAGATGCTCCTTTGCAAACCAATTACATCAGTAATCTAACAGGTTTAGTAATCGATACGGCAAAAGCAACCATTATTGGTTACAATACCAATGGCACACCTATTTTTGCGCCTAATCCTCCAATGGTAAGTAGAAATACTTACTGGAATTCGACAGCTGACTTACGTGCTGAAAACCAGCAATTTACTTTTTTTATGATACAAGATGCTGGCTTCACTGCAGAAGCAGCTAAGCTATCAACTTATTACCCAAATTTTACGCAATCTGCATTGGTTAAAGATCTTGCTGTTAAGGGCCTTTATACTATCGATAAATTGCCTGATACTTTAATTTCCACCAGAGGGGTGAAAATTCCTATCAATAAGACAACTATTCAAAAATCATATCGTGCCAGTAATGGTATAGTATATGTTGTAAATGCTTTACCATTTAGGTTAAAGGATAAAGTCCCTATTTTTAAAATTGAAGGAGAAAAACCTTTTTCATTTAGATCAGATAGGTCTGGAAATACATTATATAGAACGAAATTAGATAACAACGGCATAAAATATAATGATATTGAAGTTTATAACCATGGTGTATCAGATTATTACATTAACTATATATATGCTCAAATGCCTGTGGTTAAATACAAGGTTTATGCTAGGGCAATCTCAGGAGCAGCTGGAGATTCACAAGTGGCCAATTTTACACAAAGGTTTTTTATCTATAATCCTACAACTTTAGTTTATGATTTGTTTGCCACACAAATAGTAACTCCATTAAATTATGGGGAAGTATTGCTGGGAGAATATACTCCCCAGCAATTAGGATTATTTCAATTGAGGTTACAATCGGCCGCAAGTTCAAGTGTAAATGTAAATACGCTCATCTTGGATTATTTGAGATTTGAACCAATCCTTCCATAA
- a CDS encoding SusC/RagA family TonB-linked outer membrane protein: protein MYNFTIIKKGLLLLSFSILGVASSFAQTDTVQYSTDTTTVKIQNVKLTGEKISGLVIDGNTKKPLIGVRLTVANFSAALTDDKGKFAITVPNYNSTIAVSFVGYHTKIVPVHKGKLATIIIWPDTYNSVFTEVDLPMGKQSLARTSAAVDVFKPQGAWNNNSETPMSDVQGKLTGLNAIRKSGTQGIGADVFIRGFSSLYATNQPLYVVDGMIYDVNSYGASLTLGHRNNPLQGIDLRDIESVTLIKDAAATAVYGTKAANGILSITTNRAKDLATQIDFSAYAGINLKPKNLAVMDAADYRIYLTDVLSSQGLTAAQIAAKPYMNDNTDPVANPTYYMYHNNTNWQKEVLKSSFDQNYYVKVSGGDNIAKYALSVGYLSDKGVIDSTGNNRYNMRFNSDLNLTKKLQANTNLSFTYTEQRLKDQGIAPITNPIFLSLVKAPFLAVNEVSSTGAVSPNLADYDTLQVSNPRALIEKGLNLKKAYRFFGNINFDYTFSKSFKISNLTGVTYDKTQETTFVPRKGVANYVLPTTFGDSRSGTQVIRYFSVFDDLRLTFDKKIGQAHNIHAVAGTRFMSSQSEQDNAIGYNTATDALIGIGNTNAALRYLGGDLGRWSSLNSYLTADYNYKETYYVSAAVAVDQSSRFGRADISKSFLSGKTAILPALSAAWLISSEDFMRDYKYIDLLKLRTSLGYVGNDDIGNYNNRQYYVSQNLLGLQGLVRGNVANPNIQWEEILKFNFGADMSVFNERLSLSIDYFQNTTYNMLTYVPINSVGGITTFIDNQGTSRMRGFELGLNGRILNNNLKWDIGVNLGTYKNEIRNLPGSADIITTYAGGTYLTRKGETANMFYGHRTNGVYASDAEASAAGLSIINAGGVKVPFKGGDMRFVDTNGDKIVDDADRTIIGDPNPALYGSINNSFNYKRWDLSILFSFVTGNDLYNYTRAQLESGSTYYNQTDALRNRWRGNGQVTNVPKASFGDPMGNARFSDRWIEDGSYLRLRTVNLSYNIPMKTKGIKYVKVYGTANNVFTLTNYLGYDPEFSAGSSIFNQGVDTTLEPQFRSFQLGVRVGL, encoded by the coding sequence ATGTATAATTTTACCATTATAAAAAAGGGACTTTTATTGCTGTCTTTCAGCATATTGGGCGTAGCGTCTAGCTTTGCACAAACAGATACGGTCCAATACAGTACAGATACCACTACCGTTAAAATCCAAAACGTTAAGTTGACAGGTGAAAAAATAAGCGGATTGGTTATAGATGGCAACACCAAAAAACCATTAATAGGAGTAAGGCTTACCGTGGCTAATTTTTCTGCAGCATTAACAGATGATAAAGGAAAGTTTGCGATTACCGTGCCCAATTACAACTCTACCATTGCTGTAAGTTTTGTAGGCTACCATACCAAAATAGTACCCGTTCATAAAGGGAAATTGGCCACAATTATCATTTGGCCAGATACTTATAACTCTGTATTTACAGAAGTAGATTTACCAATGGGTAAACAGAGTTTGGCACGTACCTCTGCAGCGGTTGATGTTTTTAAACCTCAAGGGGCTTGGAATAACAACTCTGAAACTCCAATGAGCGATGTACAAGGTAAATTGACTGGTTTAAACGCCATCAGAAAATCTGGAACACAAGGCATTGGAGCTGATGTTTTTATAAGAGGCTTCTCCTCATTATATGCCACAAACCAACCTTTGTATGTAGTTGATGGAATGATTTATGATGTGAACAGTTATGGCGCTTCACTAACATTAGGTCATAGGAATAATCCTTTACAAGGTATAGATTTGCGTGACATAGAAAGTGTAACCTTGATTAAAGATGCTGCTGCAACAGCCGTATATGGTACAAAAGCCGCAAATGGTATATTATCTATCACCACAAATCGTGCAAAAGATTTAGCTACTCAAATTGATTTTTCGGCCTATGCAGGAATCAACCTTAAACCAAAAAACTTAGCAGTAATGGATGCGGCCGATTACCGTATCTATTTAACCGATGTATTGTCAAGTCAAGGCTTAACGGCTGCACAAATTGCTGCCAAACCTTATATGAATGATAATACTGATCCAGTTGCCAATCCAACTTATTATATGTATCATAATAATACCAATTGGCAAAAAGAAGTATTAAAAAGTTCTTTTGATCAAAATTACTATGTGAAAGTATCAGGTGGTGATAATATTGCAAAATATGCGCTATCTGTAGGTTATTTATCTGATAAGGGAGTAATTGATTCTACTGGTAATAATAGATATAACATGCGTTTTAATAGTGATTTGAACTTAACTAAAAAGTTGCAAGCAAACACTAATCTTTCCTTTACCTATACCGAACAAAGATTAAAGGATCAAGGCATCGCACCAATTACTAACCCGATATTTTTGTCGTTAGTTAAAGCCCCTTTCTTGGCAGTTAATGAAGTTAGCTCAACTGGTGCAGTTTCGCCTAACTTGGCAGATTATGATACTTTACAGGTAAGTAATCCTCGTGCTTTGATAGAAAAAGGATTGAACCTGAAAAAAGCTTATCGCTTTTTTGGAAACATCAATTTCGACTACACTTTTAGCAAATCCTTTAAAATATCTAATTTAACTGGGGTAACTTATGATAAAACACAAGAAACAACTTTTGTACCTCGTAAAGGAGTAGCCAATTATGTATTACCTACAACCTTTGGAGATAGTAGATCAGGAACACAAGTGATTAGGTATTTTAGTGTATTTGATGATTTAAGGTTAACCTTCGATAAAAAAATAGGACAGGCGCATAATATACATGCAGTTGCAGGTACACGTTTCATGTCTAGCCAAAGTGAACAAGATAATGCCATTGGTTATAATACTGCAACGGATGCATTAATTGGTATTGGAAACACCAATGCTGCTTTACGTTATTTAGGTGGGGATTTAGGTAGGTGGAGTTCGTTAAATAGCTATTTAACTGCAGATTATAATTATAAAGAGACCTATTATGTAAGTGCTGCAGTAGCCGTAGATCAGTCTTCACGTTTTGGTAGAGCAGATATCTCTAAAAGTTTCCTAAGTGGTAAAACTGCCATATTACCTGCACTAAGTGCAGCATGGTTAATCTCATCTGAAGATTTTATGCGTGATTATAAATACATCGATTTATTAAAACTAAGAACTAGTTTAGGATATGTTGGTAATGATGATATTGGCAATTATAATAATAGACAATATTATGTGTCGCAAAATTTATTAGGCTTACAAGGCTTGGTACGTGGAAATGTTGCCAATCCAAATATCCAATGGGAAGAGATACTGAAGTTTAATTTTGGTGCTGATATGTCTGTATTTAATGAGCGCTTAAGTTTAAGCATTGATTACTTCCAGAATACTACTTATAATATGTTAACCTACGTACCGATTAATTCTGTTGGCGGTATTACTACTTTTATAGATAATCAAGGTACTTCTAGAATGAGAGGTTTTGAATTAGGCTTAAATGGCAGGATTTTAAATAATAACTTAAAATGGGATATTGGCGTTAACCTAGGTACTTATAAAAATGAAATTAGAAATCTTCCTGGTAGTGCAGATATCATCACTACTTATGCAGGCGGTACTTACTTAACTAGAAAAGGTGAAACTGCCAATATGTTTTATGGACATAGAACTAATGGTGTGTATGCGAGCGATGCAGAGGCTAGTGCTGCAGGGTTGTCTATCATAAATGCTGGTGGTGTAAAAGTTCCATTTAAAGGAGGTGATATGAGATTTGTTGATACCAATGGTGATAAAATAGTTGATGATGCGGACCGTACTATTATTGGTGATCCAAATCCAGCACTTTATGGTAGTATAAATAATTCATTTAATTATAAAAGATGGGATTTGTCTATTCTATTTTCTTTTGTAACAGGAAATGATCTTTATAATTATACTCGTGCTCAATTAGAATCTGGTAGTACTTATTATAACCAAACTGATGCCTTAAGAAATAGATGGAGAGGAAATGGTCAGGTAACTAATGTTCCTAAAGCATCATTTGGTGACCCAATGGGTAATGCAAGATTTTCTGATCGTTGGATAGAGGATGGTTCTTATTTACGTTTGCGCACCGTCAACTTGAGCTACAATATACCTATGAAAACAAAAGGTATCAAATATGTAAAAGTATATGGTACGGCTAATAATGTATTTACCTTGACCAATTATTTAGGTTATGACCCAGAGTTTAGTGCAGGTTCTAGCATCTTTAACCAAGGTGTAGATACAACGCTTGAACCACAATTTAGATCGTTTCAGTTGGGAGTTAGAGTTGGATTATAA
- a CDS encoding fasciclin domain-containing protein — protein sequence MRNNFNVRNFAIVAVICTLTLLFINSCKQEQYTQSTTDDVNITGYLDKYPDQFSLMTQIIKRSGTAGYLGAYGKFTLFTPTNEAITAWLKSNNKTGVDQLTVEEAKNMVKYHLLPDTVATNRFSDGKLAQITLYGQYLQTGVKNEAGVSSYIVNKLAKITQSNVRLGNGIVHVMDHVLIPASLSLAKSIEANPRYTYFTQAFKETGFYDSLNVDGATVIDTTRRFQTVILESDSALKAAGFATYASFKARYSKSGNPKLHSDSLWLYMAYHISTGPTYVPDIISTPAIYTLAPKEVITTKFAGQSVLLNEDEFAGVIEPGVEINRTYSDVTASNGVQHEVKKPFTIKVRVQAPVYWDVADQPELRANPKWRGAAAATIGLYPNNVPLLSGVIYNDLAKVTQGSNYDYVTVPNASRKYNSNDMLNMSVGSSTARLQWFELRTPMLVKGKYKVWICYAANTASVAFQVGFDIGRQNPQTLLNTVDFRQDLSSSGVTSSTAAATDADAKMLTNGFKRYMATTADTQGTLKGLNQINTTGWNLSVGRLAGVIDVQTTDRHWLRLTLLAGGGNTSTTWLDMIHFIPVDAEQGWPRFSTQGVVFQKP from the coding sequence ATGAGAAATAATTTCAATGTTCGCAATTTTGCCATAGTGGCAGTAATTTGCACTTTAACTCTATTATTTATCAATTCTTGTAAACAAGAGCAGTATACTCAAAGTACAACGGATGACGTAAATATTACTGGTTATTTGGATAAGTATCCAGATCAGTTTTCGTTAATGACACAAATCATTAAACGATCAGGGACTGCTGGGTATTTAGGAGCTTATGGTAAGTTTACCTTGTTTACTCCAACAAATGAAGCCATCACTGCTTGGTTAAAAAGTAATAACAAAACTGGTGTAGATCAACTAACTGTTGAAGAGGCTAAAAATATGGTTAAATACCATTTGCTACCTGATACCGTAGCAACCAATCGCTTTTCTGATGGTAAATTGGCTCAAATCACTTTGTATGGTCAATACCTGCAAACAGGTGTTAAAAATGAGGCTGGAGTGAGTAGTTATATTGTTAATAAACTAGCGAAAATTACACAATCTAATGTTCGCTTGGGCAATGGTATTGTTCACGTTATGGACCACGTGCTTATTCCAGCTAGTTTAAGTCTAGCAAAAAGCATAGAGGCTAATCCTCGTTATACCTATTTTACGCAAGCATTTAAGGAAACAGGATTTTATGATTCTTTAAACGTAGATGGTGCAACAGTTATAGATACAACCAGAAGATTTCAAACGGTTATCCTAGAATCAGATTCTGCATTAAAAGCTGCTGGATTTGCCACTTATGCCAGTTTTAAGGCTAGGTATTCTAAATCAGGTAATCCAAAATTACATAGTGATAGTTTATGGTTATATATGGCTTACCACATTTCTACTGGGCCTACTTATGTGCCAGATATCATTTCTACACCCGCTATTTACACCTTAGCACCTAAAGAGGTAATTACCACCAAATTTGCTGGACAAAGCGTGTTGTTAAATGAAGACGAGTTTGCGGGTGTTATCGAGCCAGGTGTAGAAATCAATAGAACTTATAGTGATGTAACAGCATCAAATGGAGTGCAACACGAGGTTAAAAAACCATTTACCATTAAGGTTCGTGTACAGGCCCCAGTTTATTGGGATGTTGCCGACCAACCTGAGCTAAGAGCGAATCCGAAATGGAGAGGTGCAGCCGCCGCTACAATTGGCTTATATCCTAACAACGTACCCTTATTAAGTGGTGTTATCTATAATGATTTAGCAAAAGTAACCCAAGGGAGTAACTATGATTACGTAACGGTGCCAAATGCATCACGTAAATACAATTCCAATGATATGCTAAATATGTCTGTAGGTTCAAGCACTGCTAGGTTACAATGGTTTGAATTAAGAACTCCGATGTTGGTGAAAGGTAAGTATAAAGTTTGGATTTGTTACGCAGCGAATACAGCATCTGTAGCATTTCAAGTAGGCTTTGATATAGGAAGACAAAATCCACAAACCTTGTTAAATACCGTGGATTTTAGGCAAGATCTTTCTTCTTCGGGTGTAACTTCATCTACAGCAGCAGCGACTGACGCAGATGCTAAAATGCTGACAAATGGGTTTAAACGATACATGGCTACAACAGCTGATACACAGGGGACATTAAAAGGGCTAAATCAAATTAATACCACAGGGTGGAATTTAAGTGTGGGTCGTTTAGCAGGGGTTATTGATGTACAAACTACCGATAGGCATTGGCTAAGATTAACTTTACTTGCAGGTGGTGGAAATACAAGTACAACTTGGTTAGACATGATTCATTTTATACCGGTAGATGCAGAACAAGGGTGGCCTAGGTTTTCTACACAAGGTGTTGTATTTCAAAAACCATAA
- a CDS encoding glycoside hydrolase family 28 protein, which produces MNIKKIIFAAIFAFLANQLAAQEYIITKFGVKNDSTLLQTKAIQQVIDKAFAKGGGTIVIPKGTYLSGALFFKKKTKLRLQEGAVLKGSDEIKNYPFIPSRMEGQSLKYFAALVNAYQVDGFSISGPGEINGNGLKFWKQFWAGRDSVAKIKKTLTNLEVSRPRLVFIWGSNNVKIQNVKFRNAGFWTTHLYQCNNVLIENADIRSPFKPVKAPSTDGIDIDVCKKVTIRNCYISVNDDAICIKGGKGPTAHQLPENGMVEDVLIENCTIGNSHSTLTFGSESIHAKNIIMRNCVVDNTCPILKFKMRGDTFQLFENITIENITGKSGAIIDLNPWTQFFDLKGSTVKPFGTIKNVTMKNIKVESVKFGEMNGNLPDQVSNFLFKDITVTTKNGILPNKYDDVKFENVMVNGAPLVVKKVNTVGKDTSQ; this is translated from the coding sequence ATGAACATCAAAAAAATTATCTTCGCGGCAATTTTTGCCTTTCTAGCCAATCAATTAGCTGCCCAAGAATACATCATCACCAAATTCGGTGTTAAAAATGATAGCACGCTACTGCAAACCAAAGCCATCCAGCAAGTAATTGATAAAGCCTTTGCCAAGGGTGGAGGAACAATTGTTATCCCTAAGGGAACCTATTTAAGTGGGGCACTTTTTTTTAAGAAAAAGACGAAATTGCGTTTACAAGAAGGCGCTGTTTTAAAAGGTTCTGATGAAATTAAGAACTATCCATTTATTCCATCTCGTATGGAAGGACAAAGTCTAAAATACTTTGCGGCGCTAGTTAATGCTTATCAAGTAGATGGTTTTAGCATCAGTGGACCAGGTGAAATTAATGGCAACGGACTTAAGTTTTGGAAGCAGTTTTGGGCAGGCAGAGATTCTGTAGCGAAAATAAAAAAGACATTAACCAATCTAGAGGTAAGTAGACCCCGTTTAGTTTTCATTTGGGGAAGTAACAATGTGAAAATCCAAAATGTGAAGTTCCGTAATGCTGGCTTTTGGACTACCCATTTATACCAATGTAATAATGTGTTAATTGAAAATGCAGATATCCGTTCGCCTTTTAAACCTGTAAAAGCACCTAGTACAGATGGAATAGATATTGATGTTTGTAAAAAAGTAACCATAAGAAACTGTTACATCTCTGTAAATGATGATGCCATTTGCATTAAGGGTGGCAAAGGACCAACAGCACATCAATTACCTGAAAACGGAATGGTAGAAGATGTACTGATAGAAAACTGTACCATTGGTAATTCTCATTCTACTTTAACATTTGGTAGTGAAAGCATTCACGCTAAAAACATCATCATGAGAAATTGTGTGGTTGATAATACTTGCCCCATCTTAAAGTTCAAAATGAGGGGAGATACTTTTCAGCTTTTTGAAAATATTACCATCGAAAACATTACTGGGAAATCTGGTGCTATCATCGATTTAAATCCTTGGACACAGTTTTTTGATTTAAAAGGTAGCACAGTAAAACCTTTCGGTACCATCAAAAATGTAACGATGAAAAACATCAAGGTAGAAAGCGTAAAGTTTGGTGAAATGAACGGTAATCTACCAGATCAGGTGAGTAATTTTTTATTTAAGGATATTACAGTTACCACAAAAAACGGGATTTTACCGAACAAATATGATGATGTTAAATTTGAAAATGTTATGGTGAATGGAGCGCCATTGGTGGTTAAAAAAGTAAATACAGTAGGTAAGGATACTAGTCAATAG